From the Cucurbita pepo subsp. pepo cultivar mu-cu-16 chromosome LG05, ASM280686v2, whole genome shotgun sequence genome, one window contains:
- the LOC111794426 gene encoding uncharacterized protein LOC111794426 produces MEVKVATTCLQLQWSQTIVHPSSSYSQTLASTVSSPSSTPRNRSDGGAATRRCVYTLGRSGMFGIPLTKFIRSRSCYNFNPRIRTIRRACTANLGDGFSDEEFSKQIQDLALSFRISAEKIHDSDSDSTDSVSDSVTDHEFNSSNCSLQNHMQVAPPQDVSTESPWPEIHQKPPEWTQEPEIIPDDIERKANSVDFPLSLRILKRKMQWQEGIREVRESAYCSVKKAFSSMVFMIQELHSYSLRLREILFYEDLQGILNRVENEMHASFVWLFQQVFSHTPTLMVYVMILLANFTVHSMGNNSGMAASLSPSPSLTQTAEGVVQIDNQKDQKFDSSTLKTFSVSSINGKTASIGSVNGGGGGKVRPTASGTDGDELNRSVNYPTVRTSAEEESISGENIREEEISRWNSILKEASQMQSTIRNEAFDEDVTRRLVSPVTVEIESDDYEEYFRTELLYQTALSQDPNNPLLLTNYAQFLFLVAHDYDRAEDYFKKAVEAKPPDAEAFSKYATFLWRIRKDMWAAEETFLEAISAESGNPFYAAKYADFLWSSGAEETCIENL; encoded by the exons atggaaGTGAAGGTAGCTACGACGTGTTTACAATTACAATGGTCGCAGACTAttgttcatccttcttcttcttactcGCAAACCCTAGCTTCGACAGTTTCATCTCCTTCGTCGACGCCGCGGAACCGTAGCGATGGAGGAGCCGCGACGAGGCGGTGTGTTTATACGCTTGGTCGATCAGGTATGTTTGGAATCCCGCTCACGAAGTTTATACGGTCTCGCTCTTGCTACAATTTTAATCCAAGAATTCGTACGATCAGAAGAGCGTGTACTGCGAATTTGGGGGACGGTTTCTCAGACGAAGAATTCTCCAAGCAGATTCAAGATTTGGCGCTTAGTTTTCGAATCTCCGCTGAGAAGATCCACGATTCGGATTCCGATAGTACAGATTCTGTTTCTGATTCCGTAACTGATCATGAATTTAATAGTTCCAACTGTTCTTTACAAAACCACATGCAAGTCGCACCGCCTCAAGACGTTTCAACAGAATCTCCATGGCCAGAAATCCACCAAAAACCTCCGGAATGGACTCAGGAACCGGAAATAATTCCAGACGATATCGAGCGTAAAGCTAATAGCGTTGATTTCCCCTTATCGCTTCGAATCTTAAAGAGGAAAATGCAATGGCAGGAAGGCATCAGAGAAGTAAGAGAATCCGCTTATTGTTCAGTGAAGAAGGCATTCTCCTCCATGGTTTTCATGATTCAAGAGCTTCACAGCTATTCATTAAGATTGAGAGAAATACTGTTTTACGAAGATTTACAGGGCATTCTGAATCGAGTTGAAAATGAGATGCACGCTTCGTTTGTTTGGCTATTTCAGCAAGTTTTCTCTCACACTCCAACTCTAATGGTGTACGTGATGATTCTGTTAGCGAATTTCACAGTGCATTCAATGGGAAACAATTCAGGTATGGCAGCTTCCTTATCGCCTTCCCCTTCTTTAACGCAGACGGCTGAGGGAGTCGTTCAAATCGACAACCAAAAGGACCAGAAATTCGATTCCTCAACGCTCAAGACGTTCTCAGTGTCTTCAATCAATGGGAAAACAGCTTCCATCGGAAGCGTtaatggcggcggcggcggaaaGGTCCGACCGACTGCAAGTGGCACAGACGGCGATGAATTAAATCGATCAGTGAATTATCCCACCGTACGAACTTCAGCAGAAGAAGAATCGATATCAGGGGAAAACATcagagaagaagagatttcTCGGTGGAATTCCATTCTCAAAGAAGCTTCACAAATGCAATCGACAATAAGAAACGAAGCATTTGATGAAGACGTAACGAGAAGACTCGTATCGCCGGTGACGGTTGAGATCGAATCGGACGATTACGAAGAGTATTTCAGAACAGAGCTTCTTTACCAAACGGCACTCTCCCAAGACCCCAATAATCCTCTTCTCCTCACCAATTACGCTCAATTTCTCTTCCTTGTGGCCCATGATTACGACAG AGCGGAGGATTACTTCAAGAAGGCGGTGGAAGCGAAACCGCCTGATGCAGAGGCGTTCAGCAAGTATGCGACGTTCTTGTGGAGGATCAGAAAGGACATGTGGGCGGCGGAGGAGACATTTCTCGAAGCTATTTCTGCCGAATCTGGCAATCCGTTTTACGCTGCAAAATATGCCGATTTTCTCTGGAGCAGTGGCGCCGAAGAAACGTgtattgaaaatttgtaa